CCACGAGCCTGAAAGTTCTGCTCCAGCCTGGAGTAGGGCGTTTACGCCCGTTTCTTTGGTCTCCTGGAGTAGGGCGTTTACGCCCGTCGTCATAAAGAAGGATATTAATATTGAAAGTGCCGGGCAAACTCATCGTTCTTTCCGGGCCCTCCGGAGTGGGTAAAACGTCGTTATGCGAGCGCATCTTGAAAAACAATTCACGCATGCGATACTCGGTATCAGCTACTTCCCGGCCGCGGCGAAAAGGCGAGAGGAACGGACGCGAGTATATTTTCCTGACCGAGCGGACCTTTGAAAAATGGATCGCCCAGAATAAATTCATTGAACACGCACGGGTGCATGGCAACCTGTACGGCACGCCGCGGAAATTTCTGATCGACAGCCTGAACAAGGGCCGCGATGTGCTGATGGACGTTGACGTTCAGGGCGGGAAATCCTTGATGAAGGAATTCCCCGATGGGATAATGATATTCATATTGCCGCCGAACTATGCCGAACTCAGAAAACGCCTGATCAACCGAAGAAC
The sequence above is drawn from the bacterium genome and encodes:
- the gmk gene encoding guanylate kinase, which produces MPGKLIVLSGPSGVGKTSLCERILKNNSRMRYSVSATSRPRRKGERNGREYIFLTERTFEKWIAQNKFIEHARVHGNLYGTPRKFLIDSLNKGRDVLMDVDVQGGKSLMKEFPDGIMIFILPPNYAELRKRLINRRTDHLHIIKSRLRRARQELRYKKDYDYTVVNRDLNRTVRQIIKIINSEKMKSQCPLLPPP